In the Arthrobacter sp. Marseille-P9274 genome, one interval contains:
- a CDS encoding PLP-dependent aspartate aminotransferase family protein: MTQHASQHPESLAPDTVVVAGGRPERTHDAPVNPPVVLSSTFVGQGEVYEGDRAYGRYSNPSWDPFEDTLGQLEGSELPALVFASGLAAVSAALSLVPSGGVVVMPRHSYQGSLALTQDLADRGALTVRPVDIADTEAVKAALEGADALWLESPTNPMLEIAEIRVLAAAAHDAGALVIADNTFSTPLGQRPLKSGVDVVVHSVTKYLAGHSDVVLGAVVTSDPALRTRLLSYRSLRGAIAGPFEVWLALRGLRTLALRIDRSQATAMELARKLQEHPRVEAVRYPGLPGDPGHERAAAQMDGFGSIIAITVRGGAEAADAVVDDLQLWTPATSLGGVESLIERRRRHANEPASVPEHLLRLSVGIENAADLWADLDRALQKVQD; encoded by the coding sequence GAGCGCACGCACGACGCCCCCGTCAATCCGCCGGTGGTGCTGTCCTCCACGTTCGTCGGCCAGGGCGAGGTCTACGAAGGGGACCGTGCCTACGGCCGCTACTCGAACCCGAGCTGGGATCCGTTCGAGGACACCCTCGGCCAGCTGGAGGGTTCGGAGCTTCCGGCCCTCGTCTTCGCCTCCGGCCTCGCCGCCGTCTCCGCCGCGCTGTCGCTGGTGCCCTCCGGCGGCGTCGTCGTGATGCCGCGGCACAGCTACCAGGGCAGCCTGGCCCTGACGCAGGACCTGGCCGACCGCGGTGCCCTGACGGTCCGCCCGGTGGACATCGCCGACACGGAAGCGGTCAAGGCCGCGCTGGAGGGCGCCGACGCCCTGTGGCTGGAAAGCCCGACCAACCCGATGCTGGAGATCGCCGAGATCCGCGTCCTCGCCGCGGCAGCGCACGACGCCGGGGCCCTGGTGATCGCCGACAACACCTTCTCCACCCCGCTGGGCCAGCGCCCGCTGAAAAGCGGAGTCGACGTCGTCGTACATTCCGTCACCAAGTACCTGGCCGGCCATTCCGACGTCGTACTCGGTGCCGTGGTGACCTCGGATCCCGCCCTCCGCACCCGGCTGCTGTCCTACCGCTCGCTGCGCGGCGCCATCGCCGGGCCGTTCGAAGTCTGGCTGGCCCTGCGCGGACTGCGCACCCTCGCGCTGCGGATCGATCGCTCGCAGGCTACCGCCATGGAGTTGGCCCGCAAGCTGCAGGAACACCCCCGCGTGGAGGCCGTGCGCTACCCGGGGCTGCCCGGCGATCCCGGACATGAGCGGGCCGCGGCGCAGATGGACGGCTTCGGTTCCATCATCGCCATCACGGTCAGGGGCGGCGCCGAGGCTGCGGACGCCGTCGTGGACGATTTGCAGTTGTGGACTCCCGCGACCTCGCTCGGCGGAGTCGAGTCGCTGATCGAGCGCCGCCGGCGGCATGCCAACGAGCCTGCCTCCGTGCCGGAACACCTGCTGCGGCTCTCCGTCGGAATCGAGAACGCAGCGGACCTGTGGGCTGACCTCGACCGGGCGCTGCAGAAAGTGCAGGACTAA
- a CDS encoding class I SAM-dependent methyltransferase: protein MDRWLCGPRGALLRNAADPLVIDLGYGASPSTAIELHHRVSRLRADVEVIGVEIEPERVLRAKPLERPGLSFRQGGFEIPVPGRRPAVVRAFNVLRQYAESEYGAHWDTVRDRLAPGGLFIDGTCDEIGRRATWVAVEPEGPVSLSISLRFGAFDRPSDVAERLPKALIHHNVADERVHDYLQALDRCWAESAAVAPFGNRQRWLSMCRMMRKAGWPVQDGPARWRLGEITVGWAAVRPD, encoded by the coding sequence ATGGACCGCTGGCTGTGCGGTCCGCGCGGAGCCCTCCTGCGCAATGCCGCGGACCCTCTCGTGATCGACCTGGGCTACGGCGCGTCGCCGAGCACCGCCATCGAACTCCACCACCGGGTCTCCAGGCTGCGCGCGGACGTGGAGGTGATCGGCGTCGAGATCGAGCCGGAGCGCGTCCTGCGGGCGAAGCCCTTGGAACGCCCGGGGCTGAGCTTCCGGCAGGGCGGCTTCGAGATCCCGGTGCCGGGACGCCGGCCAGCCGTGGTGCGCGCCTTTAATGTCCTGCGGCAGTACGCCGAGTCCGAGTACGGCGCGCATTGGGACACGGTGCGGGACCGGCTGGCCCCCGGCGGGCTGTTCATCGACGGCACCTGCGACGAGATCGGGCGCCGGGCCACCTGGGTCGCGGTAGAGCCGGAGGGCCCTGTGTCGCTGAGCATCTCGCTGCGCTTCGGGGCGTTCGACCGGCCTTCCGATGTGGCCGAGCGGCTGCCCAAGGCGCTGATCCACCACAATGTCGCCGACGAACGCGTCCACGACTATCTGCAGGCGCTGGACCGGTGCTGGGCGGAGTCCGCCGCCGTGGCGCCGTTCGGGAACCGCCAGCGGTGGCTGTCCATGTGCCGGATGATGCGGAAGGCCGGCTGGCCCGTGCAGGACGGCCCGGCGCGGTGGCGGCTCGGGGAAATCACCGTAGGCTGGGCCGCGGTCCGCCCGGACTAG
- a CDS encoding DUF2516 family protein has translation MLIAYEIQEWLYRGLGYVALGIELWALIDCVGRKGEHFQAAFKRTKGFWIGMTVAAAAVGGLSLLGGGFGTWMLFQLAAVIAASVYLADVKPALNELKGSGGSAYGPYGPW, from the coding sequence GTGCTGATTGCGTATGAGATTCAGGAATGGCTCTACCGGGGCCTGGGCTACGTGGCCCTCGGCATCGAGCTGTGGGCGCTCATCGACTGCGTGGGTCGCAAGGGCGAGCATTTCCAGGCCGCTTTCAAGCGCACCAAGGGGTTCTGGATCGGCATGACGGTCGCTGCGGCCGCGGTCGGCGGGCTGTCCCTTCTCGGCGGAGGATTCGGCACCTGGATGCTGTTCCAGCTGGCCGCCGTGATCGCCGCCTCCGTCTACCTGGCGGACGTCAAGCCGGCGCTGAATGAACTCAAGGGCTCCGGCGGCAGCGCCTACGGACCCTACGGCCCCTGGTAG
- a CDS encoding phosphoglyceromutase, producing the protein MTASTNYKLILLRHGQSDWNEKNLFTGWVDVPLTDQGRAEAKRGGELLVEAGILPDVLYTSRLKRAIVTANLALEAADRDWIDVKRSWRLNERHYGALQGKDKTQIREEFGDDQFMLWRRSYDTPPPELDDSSEWSQAKDPRYADLASVPRTECLKDVLERFLPYWESDISKDVLSGRTVMVTAHGNSLRALVKHLDGISDNDIAALNIPTGIPLVYELDENLKPVKAGGTYLDADAAAAAIEAVANQGKK; encoded by the coding sequence ATGACTGCCTCGACGAACTACAAGTTGATTCTGCTGCGGCACGGCCAAAGCGACTGGAACGAGAAGAACCTCTTCACCGGCTGGGTGGACGTTCCCCTGACCGACCAGGGCCGGGCCGAGGCCAAGCGCGGCGGCGAGCTGCTGGTCGAGGCAGGCATCCTCCCCGATGTGCTCTACACCTCCCGGCTCAAGCGTGCCATCGTCACCGCGAACCTCGCCCTCGAGGCCGCTGACCGCGACTGGATCGACGTCAAGCGCAGCTGGCGCTTGAACGAGCGCCACTACGGCGCCCTGCAGGGCAAGGACAAGACGCAGATCCGCGAGGAGTTCGGCGACGACCAGTTCATGCTGTGGCGCCGCTCCTACGACACCCCGCCGCCCGAGCTGGACGACTCGAGCGAGTGGTCGCAGGCCAAGGACCCGCGCTACGCGGACCTGGCCTCGGTTCCGCGTACGGAGTGCCTCAAGGACGTGCTGGAGCGCTTCCTGCCTTACTGGGAATCGGACATCTCCAAGGATGTGCTCAGCGGCCGCACCGTCATGGTGACCGCCCACGGCAACTCCCTGCGTGCGCTGGTCAAGCACCTCGACGGCATCAGCGACAACGACATCGCCGCGCTGAACATCCCCACCGGCATCCCGCTCGTCTACGAGCTCGACGAGAACCTGAAGCCGGTCAAGGCCGGCGGCACCTACCTTGACGCGGACGCAGCAGCCGCAGCGATCGAGGCGGTAGCCAACCAGGGCAAGAAGTAG
- the phoU gene encoding phosphate signaling complex protein PhoU has protein sequence MRKVFQAELHQVGEQLVEISRLVTEAIEKANTAFTTADTELAQDVIASDARIDFLQNNLDERAIEILALQGPVASDLRVIVGSLRMSASLERMGDLARHIAQLARMRYPEMVVPEHLRATFDEIAEQDIAISRLLTELLDTRELDLARDIARRNDRVNELHAGIFKAIASPDFSASPATAVDVALASRYFERFADHGISVSRKVTYLVTGEWTANGDAV, from the coding sequence GTGCGAAAGGTATTTCAAGCGGAGCTCCATCAGGTAGGCGAACAACTGGTCGAGATCTCCCGGCTCGTGACCGAGGCCATTGAGAAGGCGAACACGGCTTTCACCACGGCGGATACCGAACTCGCGCAGGACGTCATTGCGTCAGATGCACGCATCGATTTCCTGCAGAACAACCTGGATGAACGTGCCATCGAGATCCTGGCTCTGCAGGGCCCGGTGGCCTCGGACCTGCGGGTCATCGTCGGTTCGCTGCGGATGAGCGCCTCACTCGAGCGCATGGGAGACTTGGCGCGCCATATCGCCCAGCTGGCCCGGATGCGCTACCCGGAGATGGTGGTCCCGGAGCACCTGCGAGCAACCTTCGACGAGATCGCCGAGCAGGACATCGCCATCTCCCGGCTGCTGACCGAGCTGCTGGACACCCGCGAACTGGATCTGGCCCGCGACATCGCCCGCCGCAACGACAGGGTCAACGAACTCCACGCAGGAATTTTCAAGGCCATTGCCTCCCCGGACTTCTCCGCCTCGCCGGCGACCGCCGTCGATGTTGCCCTCGCCAGCCGCTACTTCGAGCGCTTCGCCGACCACGGCATCTCGGTGAGCCGCAAGGTGACCTACCTGGTCACGGGCGAGTGGACGGCCAACGGCGACGCCGTCTAG